One Setaria viridis chromosome 3, Setaria_viridis_v4.0, whole genome shotgun sequence DNA window includes the following coding sequences:
- the LOC117849423 gene encoding uncharacterized protein → MGGGKDKHGESDKGLFSNIMHGVGGGHGYPHQGYPPQGYPPPPGAYPPPPGAYPPPPGAYPPPPGAYPPQHGYPQPGGYPPHGGYPPAGYPGSSHQGHGGSHGGSHGGLGMGTVLAGGAAAAAAAYGAHKLSHGHSGHGGHGVFGGYGHGGHGFGGHGKFKHGHGHHGKFKHGHGKFKHGKHGHGMFGGKFKKWK, encoded by the exons ATGGGAGGAGGCAAGGACAAGCATGGCGAGAGTGACAAGGGGCTCTTCTCAAACATAATGCATGGTGTTGGCGGTGGCCATGGGTACCCGCATCAGGGATACCCTCCTCAAGGctacccaccaccaccaggggCGTACCCGCCTCCCCCTGGAGCGTATCCTCCTCCACCCGGGGCTTACCCCCCTCCACCCGGGGCATACCCACCACAGCATGGGTACCCTCAACCAGGTGGTTACCCGCCACACGGTGGCTATCCCCCTGCTGGTTATCCGGGCTCGTCTCACCAGG GTCATGGAGGCAGCCATGGGGGCAGCCATGGTGGCTTAGGGATGGGTACGGTTCTAGCTgggggcgccgccgcagctgcagctgcatatGGAGCACACAAGCTTTCTCATGGGCATAGCGGACACGGTGGGCATGGGGTCTTTGGAGGCTATGGCCATGGAGGTCACGGCTTTGGCGGCCACGGCAAGTTCaagcacggccacggccaccacggcaAGTTCAAGCATGGGCACGGCAAATTCAAGCATGGCAAGCATGGGCACGGCATGTTCGGTGGCAAGTTCAAGAAGTGGAAGTGA
- the LOC140222081 gene encoding UPF0014 membrane protein STAR2-like, translating to MLGLVETALALGATPREATLQQVKRSLVIALSPVIDNAKTVGLIALPGAMTGLIMAGASPLEAIQLQIVVKNMVMAATTVSSIVSSYLCWTAFFTKAFQLKDEVFADK from the exons ATGCTAGGACTT GTGGAGACCGCCCTGGCTCTGGGCGCGACCCCGCGGGAGGCGACGTTGCAGCAGGTGAAGAGGTCGCTGGTGATCGCGTTGTCTCCGGTGATCGACAACGCCAAGACGGTAGGGCTGATCGCGCTGCCGGGAGCCATGACGGGGCTCATCATGGCCGGTGCATCGCCGCTCGAGGCCATCCAGCTGCAGATCGTCGTGAAGAACATGGTCATGGCCGCGACCACCGTCAGCAGCATCGTCTCCTCCTACCTCTGCTGGACCGCCTTCTTCACCAAGGCGTTCCAGCTTAAAGACGAAGTCTTTGCTGACAAGTGA
- the LOC117848131 gene encoding UPF0014 membrane protein STAR2-like, translating into MEHASALLEQVPRPADLGAPGFWRDFLVGMLKPVAATAVVAMAVALSFVQRLGLEREMLVPVARGFLTIVGFVLHFIFTQKNALWILLPTFAA; encoded by the coding sequence ATGGAGCACGCGTCGGCGTTGCTGGAGCAGGTGCCGCGGCCGGCGGACCTGGGCGCGCCGGGGTTCTGGCGGGACTTCCTCGTGGGCATGCTAAAGCCggtggccgccaccgccgtggtCGCCATGGCCGTGGCGCTCAGCTTCGTGCAGCGCCTGGGGCTCGAGCGCGAGATGCTCGTCCCCGTCGCGCGCGGCTTCCTCACCATCGTCGGCTTcgtcctccacttcatcttcaccCAGAAGAACGCGCTCTGGATCCTCCTCCCAACTTTTGCTGCCTAA
- the LOC117850289 gene encoding UPF0014 membrane protein STAR2: MEQATALLEQVPGFWRDFLLGMLKPVAATAVVAVAVALSFSQRLGLEREMLFAVARVFLQLSVVGFVLQFIFSQENALWILLAYLFMVTVAGYTAGQRAKRVPRSKYIAWVSILVGTAFPMLVLLVLKVFPFTPRYIIPLAGMMIGDAMTVTGVTMKKLREDVEIQRNMVEAALALGATPRQATLQQVRRSLGIALSPVIDAIKTVGLITLPGTMTGLILGGASPLEAIQLQIVVTNMLMAANTVSSIVSSYLCWTSFFTKEFQLKDEVFAEK, translated from the exons ATGGAGCAGGCGACGGCGTTGCTGGAGCAGGTGCCGGGGTTCTGGCGTGACTTCCTCCTGGGCATGCTCAAGCCggtggccgccaccgccgtggtcgccgtggccgtggcgctCAGCTTCTCGCAGCGCCTGGGGCTCGAGCGCGAGATGCTCTTCGCCGTCGCGCGCGTCTTCCTTCAGCTCTCCGTCGTCGGCTTCGTCCTCCAGTTCATCTTCTCCCAGGAGAACGCGCTCTGGATCCTCCTCGCATATCTCTTCATG GTGACGGTCGCCGGCTACACGGCGGGACAGCGCGCGAAGCGCGTTCCCCGCAGCAAGTACATCGCCTGGGTGTCCATCCTGGTCGGGACGGCCTTCCCCATGCTCGTACTCTTGGTGCTCAAGGTCTTCCCTTTCACCCCGCGGTACATCATTCCGCTCGCCGGCATGATGATCGGCGACGCCATGACCGTCACTGGGGTCACCATGAAGAAGCTCCGGGAGGACGTTGAGATTCAGAGGAACATG GTGGAGGCTGCGCTTGCTCTGGGCGCGACGCCGCGGCAGGCGACGCTGCAGCAGGTGAGGAGGTCGCTGGGGATCGCTCTGTCCCCCGTCATCGACGCCATCAAGACGGTCGGCCTCATCACTCTCCCTGGTACCATGACGGGGCTCATCTTGGGCGGCGCGTCGCCGCTGGAGGCAATCCAGCTGCAGATCGTTGTGACCAACATGCTCATGGCCGCCAACACCGTCAGCAGCATCGTCTCCTCCTACCTCTGCTGGACCTCCTTCTTCACCAAGGAATTCCAGCTTAAAGACGAGGTCTTTGCTGAAAAGTGA
- the LOC117847393 gene encoding uncharacterized protein, translating to MPDRDFNFHHIGHTYNGPPPAQQGNKHEEAHHHQPVAHYSEYSTYTAAAYPYRPPPPAYPPRNKPPPVYGYPQPPQPGWGGGGGGYYYPPSDYPPPQEPYHGYPPPPQPGWDDYHGGGYAPHQGGGHWGRHGYGGHAGWLAAGAGAAAAAGAGVYGAYHRFRKHHGHGGDQYGGGYGHGYGHHAGKFTHEHQGKFKHYARHDGKFNNKHAAQGKFSAKSPVTVLDT from the exons ATGCCTGATAGGGATTTCAACTTCCATCACATTGGGCACACCTACAACGGCCCACCTCCTGCCCAGCAGGGCAACAAGCATGAAGAAGCCCATCACCACCAACCGGTGGCGCACTACTCCGAATACTCAACGTACACCGCCGCCGCATACCCATAccgccctcctccgccggcaTACCCACCTCGCAACAAGCCGCCGCCGGTGTATGGGTACCCTCAGCCGCCTCAGCcgggctggggcggcggcggcggcggctactaCTACCCGCCTTCCGATTACCCCCCTCCACAAGAGCCTTATCATGGataccctcctcctcctcagccggGCTGGGATGACTACCACGGCGGCGGCTATGCGCCACACCAAG GAGGAGGTCACTGGGGCCGGCACGGCTACGGAGGGCACGCGGGGTGGCTagcagccggagccggagccgccgccgccgccggggctggAGTTTACGGCGCGTACCACCGCTTCCGCAAGCACCACGGGCATGGTGGGGATCAGTACGGTGGTGGTTACGGCCATGGCTATGGCCACCATGCTGGCAAGTTCACGCACGAACACCAGGGCAAGTTCAAGCACTATGCTCGCCACGACGGCAAGTTCAACAACAAGCATGCTGCGCAAGGCAAGTTCTCTGCCAAGTCCCCCGTCACGGTCCTGGACACATGA